The Marinobacter subterrani genome has a segment encoding these proteins:
- a CDS encoding CDGSH iron-sulfur domain-containing protein, with protein MSDDKPVVASKTPFSVMVEAGKNYFWCACGRSDNQPFCDGSHKGTGFTPVKFEAEKKEWVWFCGCKQTGNAPLCDGTHKTLGE; from the coding sequence ATGTCAGACGACAAACCGGTAGTGGCCAGCAAGACTCCGTTTTCGGTCATGGTGGAGGCCGGCAAGAACTACTTCTGGTGTGCCTGTGGCCGAAGTGACAACCAACCCTTCTGTGATGGCTCCCACAAGGGAACCGGTTTCACCCCGGTAAAATTCGAGGCCGAGAAAAAAGAATGGGTCTGGTTTTGTGGTTGTAAACAGACCGGTAACGCCCCGCTGTGTGATGGCACCCATAAGACCCTTGGCGAGTAG
- a CDS encoding GGDEF domain-containing protein yields the protein MNLSAPPDTLASNPTLAVLGFKRQLVYHLHFWAFIAVAPLVMVQWQQSHYLLSAMLILFCANALLVIGFLRLRDTYFLKGRLFPLLAVVCAAYSTHINGHAGLYWAYPAAAALFFLLPLREAIGTNIVFVVIMAVVSFLRFPEADFWRITFSLGLTCLFAMIFAWLVGKLQQELTRLATTDPLTGCLNRSQLADILNSQIQMRERYERVSSLILLDLDYFKTINDQWGHLAGDKVLTELALRLRKRLRESDQLFRIGGEEFMVVLPETRQKDADALAHQLLSSVSARPFLDDIKLTASASVAEVSKGETWSVWLNRADQALYEAKAQGRNQVVNAARPLPAIGQGGRAMPDSAAS from the coding sequence GTGAATTTGTCAGCACCACCCGATACGCTCGCCTCCAATCCGACTTTGGCAGTACTTGGCTTCAAGCGTCAGCTTGTCTATCACCTGCATTTCTGGGCATTCATCGCGGTTGCGCCGCTGGTCATGGTGCAGTGGCAGCAGTCGCACTACCTGCTCTCCGCCATGCTGATCCTGTTCTGCGCCAATGCGCTGCTGGTCATTGGCTTTCTCCGGCTGCGCGACACCTACTTCCTGAAAGGCCGGCTGTTCCCCCTGCTTGCCGTGGTATGTGCCGCCTATTCCACACACATCAACGGCCATGCCGGCCTCTACTGGGCCTATCCGGCAGCCGCTGCCCTGTTTTTCCTGTTGCCCCTGCGAGAAGCCATCGGTACCAACATTGTGTTCGTTGTGATCATGGCGGTGGTGTCGTTCCTGCGCTTTCCGGAAGCGGATTTCTGGCGAATTACCTTTTCCCTCGGTCTGACCTGTCTGTTTGCCATGATCTTTGCCTGGCTGGTGGGCAAGCTCCAGCAGGAACTGACCCGGCTGGCCACCACAGATCCGCTGACCGGCTGCCTGAACCGTTCGCAACTGGCTGATATTCTCAACAGCCAGATCCAGATGCGCGAAAGGTACGAACGGGTCTCCAGCCTGATCCTGCTCGACCTGGACTACTTCAAGACCATCAACGACCAATGGGGCCACCTGGCCGGTGACAAGGTGCTGACGGAGCTGGCACTGCGGCTGCGCAAACGGCTCCGGGAAAGCGACCAGCTGTTCCGGATCGGCGGCGAGGAATTCATGGTTGTACTGCCGGAAACCCGGCAGAAAGACGCCGACGCCCTGGCCCACCAGCTGCTTAGCAGTGTCAGTGCCCGGCCTTTCCTGGACGATATCAAGCTGACCGCCAGCGCCAGCGTGGCGGAAGTGAGCAAGGGGGAGACCTGGTCAGTATGGCTGAACCGGGCCGATCAGGCGCTCTACGAGGCGAAGGCGCAGGGCCGCAACCAGGTTGTTAACGCGGCCCGGCCGCTGCCGGCCATTGGCCAGGGGGGCCGGGCAATGCCCGATTCGGCGGCCAGTTGA
- a CDS encoding iron chelate uptake ABC transporter family permease subunit: MPIIDALLDDFFWRALIGGLGVALVAGPLGCFVVWRRMAYFGDTLAHSALLGIALSFLITVPLNVGVIITCVVLAIALVLLSRTRALATDTLLGILAHSALAIGLVTLSFMPDVRVDLTGLLFGDLLAMRQDDLLWIYGGAIVILGLLTVLWRGLLMSTIHEELARVEGIAVERLRLVLMLMFSLVIAVAMKIVGVLLITALLIIPAATARRLARNPEIMVALAVVFGFVAVAGGLSLSWHLDTPAGPSIVVTAFATFLLVYGAAGKSRI; this comes from the coding sequence ATGCCCATCATTGACGCCCTGTTGGACGATTTTTTCTGGCGCGCCCTGATTGGCGGCCTGGGGGTGGCACTGGTCGCAGGCCCCCTGGGCTGTTTCGTGGTCTGGCGCCGCATGGCCTATTTCGGCGACACCCTGGCGCACTCCGCTCTGCTCGGTATCGCGCTAAGCTTTCTGATCACCGTGCCTCTGAACGTCGGGGTGATCATTACCTGTGTGGTTCTGGCGATCGCCCTGGTGCTGCTCTCCCGCACCCGGGCCCTGGCCACCGATACCCTGCTGGGCATTCTTGCGCACAGTGCCCTGGCCATCGGCCTGGTGACCCTGAGCTTCATGCCCGACGTCCGGGTGGATCTTACCGGCCTGCTGTTCGGCGACCTTCTGGCCATGCGACAGGACGATCTCCTGTGGATCTACGGCGGCGCGATTGTCATTCTGGGCCTTCTGACTGTGCTCTGGCGAGGGTTGCTGATGAGCACCATCCACGAGGAACTGGCGCGGGTGGAAGGCATTGCGGTGGAGCGCCTCCGGCTGGTGCTTATGCTGATGTTTTCCCTGGTGATTGCAGTGGCCATGAAAATAGTCGGTGTGCTGCTGATCACCGCCTTGCTCATTATTCCAGCAGCCACCGCCAGACGGCTCGCCCGGAACCCGGAGATCATGGTTGCTTTGGCCGTAGTGTTCGGCTTTGTTGCGGTGGCCGGCGGGCTGAGCCTGTCCTGGCACCTGGACACGCCGGCGGGGCCGTCGATTGTGGTCACCGCCTTTGCCACGTTCCTGCTGGTATATGGCGCAGCCGGCAAGAGCCGGATCTGA
- a CDS encoding MerR family transcriptional regulator, whose amino-acid sequence MKVKDIAVAAGVNPDTVRFYTREKLLKPTRNPDNNYQQFDTEDLRRLRFARKARQLGFSLPEIRQILDQADDHHSPCPMVRDVFQQRLAEVEREIQELQQLRKRMTTALAAWQDMPDGTPDGHTICRLIEHWEDPEPSEEAGDQTKDLSEER is encoded by the coding sequence ATGAAAGTTAAAGACATTGCAGTAGCCGCAGGCGTGAATCCGGATACCGTGCGGTTCTATACCCGCGAGAAGCTGCTGAAACCAACCCGCAATCCGGACAATAACTACCAGCAGTTCGACACCGAGGATCTCCGCCGGCTCCGGTTTGCGCGGAAGGCGCGGCAACTGGGATTTTCGTTGCCGGAGATCCGGCAGATTCTGGATCAGGCGGACGATCATCATTCGCCCTGTCCGATGGTTCGGGATGTGTTTCAGCAGCGGCTGGCGGAGGTTGAGCGGGAGATTCAGGAGTTACAGCAGCTGCGCAAGCGGATGACCACCGCCCTGGCTGCCTGGCAGGACATGCCTGATGGCACGCCGGATGGCCACACCATCTGTCGGCTGATTGAACACTGGGAAGACCCTGAGCCCTCTGAGGAGGCAGGCGACCAGACTAAGGATCTGAGTGAGGAGCGATAA
- a CDS encoding PAS domain-containing protein, whose protein sequence is MESSDSARFRKPMLWPALWVPLVLVTAGLLATWITANIETKRAMARAETRYHVQHQALVNRLLANVPEDTEQPSALWLQGLFDDALPDSLGLRIDTLERHTKMPLMEIRANGPVDPTRALRTIVSPQDQIWMLTTLPTPDLLESAGRAARQTIWVSGLALCTLAGLLSLVLNRRLYRQALRIGELQRREAGADHQISNLQIEKTILRHALNDSEQRSRDLVALSGAVIWELDENGRIGFASPQIAELLDRAPVDLAGVAFEELVPPGFQDNFRRTLTAARSDSAIERMDLPLLHRDQEHQVPVVLRVRALKDPIHGLSGFRISTLHHLG, encoded by the coding sequence ATGGAAAGCTCAGATTCTGCACGGTTCCGAAAACCCATGTTATGGCCAGCGCTCTGGGTTCCCCTGGTTCTGGTCACGGCCGGGTTGCTGGCAACCTGGATTACCGCAAACATTGAAACGAAGCGGGCCATGGCGCGCGCCGAGACCCGCTATCACGTCCAGCATCAGGCGCTGGTCAATCGGCTGTTGGCCAATGTACCGGAAGACACCGAACAACCGTCTGCCCTCTGGCTCCAGGGCCTGTTTGACGATGCCCTGCCGGATTCCCTGGGTCTGCGAATCGACACCCTGGAACGTCATACCAAGATGCCACTTATGGAGATCCGCGCAAACGGGCCAGTGGATCCCACCCGGGCCCTGCGTACCATCGTCTCCCCGCAGGATCAGATCTGGATGCTGACGACACTGCCCACTCCGGACCTTCTCGAATCAGCCGGCCGGGCGGCCCGACAGACCATCTGGGTTTCCGGTCTGGCGTTGTGCACATTGGCCGGCCTGCTCTCCCTGGTGCTGAATCGTCGGTTATACCGGCAGGCGTTGCGAATCGGCGAACTGCAGCGTCGGGAAGCCGGGGCCGATCATCAGATCAGCAATCTTCAGATAGAGAAAACCATACTCCGGCATGCCCTGAATGACAGCGAGCAACGCAGCCGGGATCTGGTGGCGTTGTCCGGAGCGGTGATCTGGGAACTGGATGAGAATGGCAGGATCGGCTTCGCCTCGCCGCAGATAGCGGAGCTGCTCGACCGGGCGCCAGTCGATCTGGCTGGCGTCGCCTTTGAGGAACTGGTGCCGCCCGGCTTTCAGGATAATTTCAGGCGCACCCTGACCGCCGCCCGCAGTGACAGCGCCATCGAACGGATGGACCTTCCCCTGTTGCACCGGGATCAGGAGCATCAGGTTCCGGTGGTACTCCGGGTCCGGGCACTGAAAGACCCGATCCACGGACTTTCAGGTTTCCGGATCAGTACGCTGCACCATCTGGGCTAG
- a CDS encoding HD-GYP domain-containing protein — MWFRRKSSKPARTSGSSPRVLPGSAQTPVATLQRVRLPVDLLKAGMRIVSLDRPWTQVPVLFQGFTLTDGAQAQILRQYCEWVLVEDEEDRLDPVLDEASLRMRRTAEPLPETRTLAQEIPRAKETWSRTQAFVEEVTRQIESGNDLNLQSARPVIRECVESVKANASAMFWMSRIKSRDAYTAEHCLRVAIFCVAFARFLGLPDDDLETVGMCGLLHDLGKLKVPDEILNKPGALTPDEYTVMRQHTTLGYELLRADPGLDPIISDVTCHHHERMDGRGYPQQLKEWQISRFARLVSIVDAFDAITSDRCYRDGLPTSDAIRILYRNRGQQFDASMVEAFIRMVGVYPPGSLVELSTGEVAIVVATHPGRKLKPRVEILLDADKHPVEPRMIDLAAASTGSSHAVPEIAHPLSDGAFGVSLHERIQQLIAVPGHNAS; from the coding sequence ATGTGGTTCCGACGTAAATCCAGCAAACCGGCCCGGACATCGGGCAGTTCGCCGCGCGTTCTTCCCGGAAGTGCCCAAACACCCGTTGCAACCCTTCAGCGGGTGAGGCTTCCTGTCGATCTGTTGAAGGCAGGGATGCGAATTGTCAGCCTGGACCGACCCTGGACCCAGGTGCCCGTGCTGTTTCAGGGGTTCACCCTCACCGATGGGGCGCAGGCGCAGATCCTTCGCCAGTACTGTGAATGGGTGCTGGTGGAAGATGAAGAAGATCGCCTGGACCCGGTGCTGGATGAGGCCTCGCTGCGGATGCGGCGCACCGCGGAACCACTGCCCGAAACGCGCACCCTCGCTCAGGAAATCCCCCGCGCCAAAGAGACCTGGAGCCGGACCCAGGCGTTTGTCGAGGAGGTTACCCGACAGATTGAATCGGGCAACGACCTCAATCTCCAGAGTGCCCGCCCGGTCATCCGGGAATGCGTCGAGAGCGTGAAGGCCAACGCCAGCGCCATGTTCTGGATGAGCCGGATCAAATCCCGGGACGCCTATACCGCGGAACACTGCCTCAGGGTGGCGATTTTCTGCGTCGCCTTCGCCCGCTTCCTGGGGTTGCCGGACGACGACCTGGAGACCGTGGGCATGTGCGGGCTTCTGCACGACCTCGGCAAGCTCAAGGTGCCTGACGAGATCCTGAACAAGCCGGGCGCGCTGACTCCGGATGAATACACCGTCATGCGCCAGCACACCACACTCGGGTATGAACTGCTCCGGGCCGATCCGGGCCTTGATCCGATCATCAGCGACGTAACCTGCCATCACCATGAACGGATGGACGGTCGCGGCTACCCGCAGCAATTGAAGGAGTGGCAGATCAGCCGGTTTGCCCGGCTGGTATCGATCGTCGATGCCTTCGATGCCATCACCAGTGACCGCTGCTACCGGGACGGGCTCCCGACATCCGACGCCATCCGCATTCTCTACCGAAACCGGGGCCAACAGTTCGACGCCAGTATGGTGGAGGCGTTTATACGAATGGTTGGCGTGTATCCGCCCGGCAGTCTGGTAGAACTGTCCACAGGGGAGGTTGCCATCGTGGTCGCCACCCACCCGGGGCGCAAGCTGAAGCCGAGGGTGGAAATTCTGCTGGATGCCGACAAGCACCCGGTAGAACCCAGGATGATTGATCTGGCTGCAGCCAGCACTGGCAGCAGCCACGCGGTGCCGGAAATTGCCCACCCTCTGTCCGATGGCGCATTCGGGGTCTCGTTGCACGAGCGGATTCAGCAACTGATAGCCGTACCCGGTCACAATGCCTCATAA
- the folE gene encoding GTP cyclohydrolase I FolE: MTKLLDDLAGHYRAIIDGLGEDPDREGLQDTPLRAAKAMQFLTRGYQQDLGDLVNNAVFESAMDEMVVVQDIELYSMCEHHMLPFIGKCHIAYLPQGRVLGLSKFARIVDMYARRLQIQENLTRQIAEAIESVTNAKGVAVVIEAQHMCMMMRGVEKQNSRMKTSMMLGQFRKSQATRTEFLNLISSNR, translated from the coding sequence ATGACCAAACTCCTTGACGACCTCGCGGGCCACTACCGGGCCATCATTGACGGCCTGGGCGAAGATCCCGACCGCGAAGGTCTGCAAGACACTCCCTTGCGCGCGGCCAAGGCCATGCAGTTCCTGACCAGGGGCTACCAGCAGGATCTCGGCGACCTGGTCAACAATGCCGTGTTCGAATCGGCCATGGACGAGATGGTGGTGGTTCAGGATATCGAGCTCTACAGCATGTGCGAGCACCACATGCTGCCGTTCATCGGCAAGTGCCACATCGCCTACCTGCCCCAGGGCAGGGTGCTGGGGCTGTCAAAATTTGCCCGCATTGTGGACATGTACGCCCGCCGCCTGCAGATCCAGGAGAACCTGACCCGGCAGATCGCCGAAGCCATCGAAAGCGTCACCAATGCCAAAGGGGTCGCCGTGGTGATTGAGGCACAGCATATGTGCATGATGATGCGCGGTGTGGAAAAACAGAACTCCCGCATGAAAACCTCGATGATGCTTGGCCAGTTCCGCAAATCCCAGGCCACACGAACCGAGTTTTTGAACCTGATCAGCAGCAATCGCTGA
- the folX gene encoding dihydroneopterin triphosphate 2'-epimerase — MTEIIGNHQAKVRIKDLLLRAYIGIKEEEINNQQDVLINVCLTYDATEAVNSNEISAALNYRTITKQIIHHVDGNRFALLERLTHEVLTIVMEHEAVQWAQVEIDKPHALRYAESVSVCLEAHR; from the coding sequence ATGACAGAGATTATCGGGAACCATCAGGCCAAGGTCCGTATCAAGGATCTTCTGCTCAGGGCCTACATCGGCATCAAGGAGGAGGAGATCAACAACCAGCAGGATGTGCTGATCAACGTTTGCCTCACTTATGATGCCACCGAGGCGGTCAACAGTAACGAAATCTCGGCGGCCCTGAACTACCGCACCATCACCAAGCAGATCATCCACCACGTGGATGGTAACCGCTTCGCGCTGCTGGAGCGGCTGACCCACGAGGTACTGACCATCGTCATGGAGCATGAAGCGGTTCAGTGGGCGCAGGTGGAAATCGACAAGCCCCACGCGCTACGCTATGCCGAATCCGTGTCTGTCTGCCTTGAGGCACACCGTTAA
- a CDS encoding patatin-like phospholipase family protein, whose translation MTAIHTREPALTIRAGRRAMQRLKDKPLSPGDVHVIPGAAGGPKALGISGLDKAIFGDWLPRAQQVRSLIGSSIGSWRFAAVASSNDPKAQLARLAELYTCQRFARGVSAAEVSRKSVLFLEELLGGREDAILNHPWYRLNVVVVRSLGRLSEDARGRLGLGLMSAISANMVSRQRLGRFMERGIIHDARLRTPVSRLVDFPSHEVALSRENLMPALLASASIPLVMSGVRNIPGAPEGVYRDGGLLDYHLDLPYEQPGVVLYPHFTDRVIPGWFDKSLPWRRGDANRLQDILLVAPSKSYLASLPDRKLPDRKDFERYAGNDAGRENAWRSAICESDRLGDEFMELVETGRLPEVVRPL comes from the coding sequence ATGACCGCTATTCACACCCGCGAACCGGCACTGACGATCCGTGCCGGCCGGCGCGCCATGCAGCGCCTGAAGGACAAGCCCCTGTCGCCGGGGGATGTCCATGTCATTCCCGGTGCGGCAGGCGGTCCCAAGGCGCTCGGCATCAGTGGTCTGGACAAGGCCATTTTCGGCGACTGGCTGCCCCGTGCCCAGCAAGTGCGATCCCTGATTGGCTCGTCCATCGGCAGCTGGCGGTTTGCCGCCGTGGCGTCGTCGAATGATCCAAAAGCCCAGCTTGCCCGGTTGGCGGAGCTTTATACCTGCCAGCGTTTCGCCAGGGGCGTCAGTGCCGCAGAGGTCAGCCGCAAGAGTGTGCTGTTTCTGGAAGAGCTGCTCGGTGGCCGGGAAGATGCCATTCTCAATCATCCCTGGTACCGGCTGAACGTGGTGGTCGTTCGCAGCCTTGGCCGGCTCTCCGAAGACGCACGGGGCCGGCTTGGGCTTGGCCTAATGAGCGCCATCAGCGCCAACATGGTCAGCCGGCAACGCCTGGGCCGGTTCATGGAGCGGGGCATCATTCACGACGCCCGGCTGAGAACGCCGGTGTCCAGACTGGTGGACTTCCCCAGCCACGAAGTAGCCCTGAGCCGGGAAAATCTGATGCCTGCGTTGCTGGCCTCGGCGTCGATTCCGCTGGTGATGTCCGGTGTGCGCAATATCCCCGGGGCGCCGGAGGGAGTCTACCGGGATGGCGGCCTGCTGGATTATCACCTGGACCTGCCCTACGAACAGCCGGGCGTGGTGCTTTACCCGCACTTTACTGACAGGGTAATTCCCGGCTGGTTCGACAAATCCCTGCCCTGGCGGCGCGGTGATGCCAACCGGTTGCAGGATATCCTCCTCGTTGCTCCGTCAAAATCCTATCTGGCCTCCCTGCCGGACCGTAAGCTCCCCGACCGCAAGGATTTTGAACGCTACGCCGGGAATGATGCGGGTCGGGAGAATGCCTGGCGGTCGGCCATTTGCGAGAGTGACCGGCTGGGCGATGAGTTTATGGAACTGGTGGAAACCGGGCGCCTGCCGGAGGTTGTCAGGCCTCTGTGA
- a CDS encoding putative bifunctional diguanylate cyclase/phosphodiesterase — protein MVIFLVFLGLATGLRFGLVQQDKNQIEANLANEARAMANHLEREFLVHAEAIRRMAKRLHSNPAMTRLEWRRDARNYLDDFGVYQAIEWVDRDFVIRWLEPVAENEDVIGYNVAFNNERRRSLELAQQSGNWDLSGVIDLHQGGKGMVIYAPVGAGAENNGFIAGVFRMEVLARQLLTSRVLELFRIEIRQAGAVSYELNDSRPVNPDFSHTEPVDLPTLDWTLTLYPTEEWVQRQYSYWPGMTFATFLLMGLLTSLTTLLVQLILKRNRALLKTRRELDREIAQRTAIQQDLARLESTDTLTGLANRRFFMEDLSHTLNIADRQMRQVALIMLDLDRFQTLNDSLGHQFGDELLIKVSERLNRLSNERILVAYSGGDEFMLCQQQVDNIDDIIHLLGQVKQCFDLPFEVQGQSHSITATLGVAVYPQSGLDADTLLRNADIALYRAKEQGRNTYQFYTEGMQDREVMRLELDKDLSQALANNEFVLYYQPQLNLDNGEIQSVEALIRWQHPRRGLLPPVEFIPLAEESGRITDIGRWVVMAACRQLAKWKGTPQEGLRIAVNLSGRELDDEDLVDHIREALALEDVPADRLEVELTEEIFIQNIEHNLNQLARLRQLGVHLAIDDFGVGYSSLGYLRDFPVDLLKIDRSFITDVTERHDDAVITRAVINLAHNLGIEVVAEGVETEEQLNFLKNHRCNFAQGYLISRPIPVADLEQALASGVLVAAITADSGL, from the coding sequence ATGGTGATCTTTCTGGTTTTCCTGGGCCTGGCCACAGGCCTGCGCTTCGGACTGGTTCAACAGGACAAGAACCAGATCGAAGCCAATCTGGCCAACGAAGCCCGGGCCATGGCCAATCACCTTGAGCGGGAATTTCTGGTACACGCCGAAGCCATCCGGCGCATGGCCAAGCGCTTGCATTCGAATCCCGCCATGACCAGGCTCGAGTGGCGCCGGGATGCCCGGAATTACCTGGATGATTTCGGGGTCTACCAGGCCATCGAGTGGGTTGACCGGGACTTTGTCATTCGCTGGCTCGAACCTGTCGCCGAAAATGAAGATGTGATCGGCTACAACGTGGCCTTCAACAATGAACGGCGGCGATCCCTTGAGCTGGCGCAGCAATCCGGCAACTGGGACCTGTCAGGCGTGATCGACCTGCACCAGGGCGGCAAGGGCATGGTGATCTACGCACCGGTTGGCGCCGGTGCTGAAAACAACGGCTTTATAGCCGGTGTGTTCCGGATGGAGGTGCTGGCCCGTCAACTGCTGACTAGCCGGGTGCTGGAGCTTTTCCGGATCGAGATCCGCCAGGCCGGCGCGGTGAGCTACGAGTTGAACGACTCCCGGCCGGTTAATCCGGATTTTTCCCACACCGAGCCGGTGGATCTGCCAACACTGGACTGGACGCTGACCCTCTACCCGACCGAGGAATGGGTGCAGCGACAATACAGTTACTGGCCGGGAATGACCTTCGCCACCTTTCTCCTGATGGGGCTGCTGACCAGCCTGACCACCCTGCTGGTGCAACTGATCCTGAAACGGAACCGGGCTCTGCTGAAAACCCGCCGGGAACTGGACCGGGAAATCGCGCAGCGCACCGCCATCCAGCAGGACCTGGCCCGCCTGGAGTCCACCGATACCCTGACCGGCCTGGCCAACCGCCGTTTCTTCATGGAAGACCTGTCCCACACCCTGAACATTGCCGACCGGCAGATGCGGCAGGTTGCCCTGATCATGCTGGATCTGGATCGCTTCCAGACCCTCAATGATTCCCTGGGCCACCAGTTTGGCGATGAACTGCTGATCAAGGTTTCCGAGCGGCTGAACCGGCTCAGCAACGAACGCATTCTGGTGGCCTATTCCGGCGGCGATGAGTTCATGCTATGCCAGCAGCAGGTGGATAACATTGACGACATCATTCACCTGCTGGGCCAGGTGAAGCAGTGTTTTGACCTGCCTTTTGAAGTACAAGGCCAATCCCACAGCATTACCGCCACCCTCGGCGTGGCGGTCTATCCCCAGAGCGGCCTGGACGCCGACACCCTGCTGCGCAATGCCGATATCGCGCTGTACCGGGCCAAAGAGCAGGGCCGCAACACCTATCAGTTCTATACCGAAGGCATGCAGGACCGGGAGGTCATGCGACTGGAGCTCGACAAGGATCTGAGCCAGGCCCTGGCCAACAACGAGTTCGTGCTGTATTACCAGCCCCAACTGAACCTGGACAACGGTGAAATCCAGAGCGTGGAAGCGCTGATTCGCTGGCAACACCCGCGCCGGGGCCTGTTGCCACCGGTGGAATTCATTCCACTGGCCGAGGAAAGCGGCCGGATTACGGACATCGGCCGCTGGGTGGTGATGGCGGCGTGTCGCCAGTTGGCCAAGTGGAAAGGTACGCCACAGGAAGGGCTGCGAATTGCGGTGAACCTTTCCGGCCGGGAGCTGGATGATGAAGACCTGGTGGATCATATCCGGGAGGCCCTGGCGTTGGAGGATGTGCCGGCAGATCGCCTGGAGGTGGAGCTCACCGAGGAGATCTTCATTCAGAACATCGAGCACAATCTGAACCAGCTCGCCCGCCTGCGCCAGCTTGGCGTGCATCTGGCCATTGATGATTTCGGGGTTGGCTATTCTTCGCTGGGTTATCTGCGTGATTTCCCGGTGGACCTGCTGAAAATTGACCGATCTTTCATCACCGATGTGACCGAGCGCCACGACGATGCGGTGATCACTCGGGCGGTGATCAATCTGGCCCACAATCTGGGTATTGAGGTGGTTGCCGAAGGCGTGGAAACCGAGGAACAACTGAATTTCCTGAAGAATCACCGCTGCAACTTTGCCCAGGGGTATCTGATCAGCCGGCCGATTCCGGTCGCGGATCTTGAGCAGGCGCTGGCATCCGGCGTTCTGGTCGCGGCCATTACTGCCGATTCCGGATTGTAA
- a CDS encoding CoA-binding protein, whose product MPSNNPEQLRHILQTVKTIALVGASEKTNRPSHDVMAYLQAHGYRVIPVNPRLAGQQLLGETVYADLSALPEPVDMVDLFLAPERTDAVIDQAIGLTIPVVWMQIGVINEDGAARAETAGLTVVMDRCPKQEIPRLGIPPVAERT is encoded by the coding sequence ATGCCGAGCAACAACCCTGAACAGCTACGCCATATTCTGCAAACCGTGAAAACCATTGCTCTGGTAGGCGCCAGTGAAAAGACCAACCGGCCCTCCCATGACGTGATGGCCTACCTGCAAGCCCACGGCTACCGGGTTATCCCGGTGAATCCCCGCCTCGCGGGCCAGCAATTGCTTGGTGAAACCGTCTATGCCGACCTCAGTGCCCTGCCGGAACCGGTCGACATGGTTGACCTGTTCCTGGCACCCGAGCGCACCGATGCGGTGATTGACCAGGCCATTGGCCTGACGATTCCGGTGGTCTGGATGCAGATCGGGGTGATCAACGAGGACGGTGCGGCCCGGGCCGAAACCGCCGGCCTGACGGTGGTGATGGATCGCTGCCCGAAGCAGGAAATTCCCCGCCTTGGCATCCCTCCGGTCGCCGAACGCACCTGA
- a CDS encoding alpha/beta fold hydrolase, which translates to MEQVITNATGAIAAGRETDTLEGWQQAGKWFSYEGHAIFSRMAGQGEPLVLVHGFPTASWDWSRLWPMLLQQHNLLTLDLLGFGFSDKPSDYDYSIEDQADLLQGWIEGLGLPSVHLFVHDYGCSVAQELLAREQEEGLPFRIASVCFLNGALFPEVHNPLLIQKLLRSPFGGLISRGLTRRSFERSFRRLFGSQNPPDSQDMEDFWHLLTYNNGRGILHHLIQFMEERRCHRNRWVGALQKAKQPMRLISGTADPVSGAAMARRYRELIPDADVVCLRNIGHYPHFECPWDVFSAYRDFRKRLAP; encoded by the coding sequence ATGGAACAGGTAATTACCAACGCCACTGGCGCAATCGCTGCCGGGCGCGAGACAGACACCCTGGAAGGGTGGCAACAGGCGGGCAAATGGTTCAGCTATGAGGGCCATGCCATCTTCAGTCGCATGGCGGGCCAGGGCGAGCCGCTGGTTCTGGTGCACGGGTTCCCCACTGCCAGCTGGGACTGGAGCCGCCTCTGGCCCATGCTGTTGCAACAGCACAATCTATTGACCCTGGACCTGCTCGGTTTCGGCTTTTCCGACAAGCCATCAGACTACGACTACAGCATTGAAGACCAGGCCGATCTGCTGCAGGGCTGGATCGAGGGGCTGGGGCTGCCGTCGGTACACCTGTTTGTCCACGATTATGGCTGCAGCGTCGCCCAGGAACTGCTGGCCCGGGAGCAGGAGGAAGGATTGCCGTTCCGCATTGCCAGTGTTTGCTTCCTGAACGGCGCGCTCTTTCCGGAGGTGCATAACCCGTTACTGATCCAGAAACTGTTGCGAAGCCCGTTTGGCGGGCTGATCAGCCGGGGGCTTACCCGGCGCAGTTTCGAACGCAGCTTCCGCCGGTTATTTGGCAGCCAGAATCCCCCGGACAGTCAGGATATGGAAGATTTCTGGCATCTGCTGACCTACAACAATGGTCGGGGTATCCTGCACCATCTGATCCAGTTCATGGAGGAGCGCCGGTGCCACCGCAACCGCTGGGTCGGCGCCCTGCAGAAGGCGAAACAGCCCATGCGGTTGATCTCCGGTACCGCTGATCCGGTGTCGGGGGCGGCCATGGCCCGACGTTACCGGGAACTGATTCCCGACGCCGACGTGGTGTGCCTGAGGAATATTGGCCATTACCCCCACTTCGAATGCCCCTGGGATGTCTTCAGTGCCTATCGGGATTTCCGCAAGCGCCTGGCCCCGTAG